Proteins from one Panicum virgatum strain AP13 chromosome 7K, P.virgatum_v5, whole genome shotgun sequence genomic window:
- the LOC120640763 gene encoding ABC transporter C family member 9-like: protein MLQYLRQCPELYSPCFWMGAFALMQLVFIISISSQFLFNKKRWCIQRLKSAAPERNEHSYQDQKNTVIKLGVSYQACKLCCLLMLAVHILRVFLFQFNGRLCNCVYPSCVLSEGFQVLSCMILSIAVFSFQETKCTKLPLIIRSWWIFYFLQSITMVVLDLRSILSDHEHIGYEEWTNLFNLGVCACLFAASARGTTGIRITFIDSSSITEPLLNSSIGQQTEAERPCPYGRAGIVQLITFTWMNPIIATGYRKPLDKNDVPDLDGKDSAEFLSDSFKKIIDDVEHRHGLSTSSIYTAMFLFVRRKAMINAGLAVLSASASYVGPSLINDLKFLAGDRQYGVWTQKRLPSSFSSSKC, encoded by the coding sequence ATGTTGCAATATTTGCGACAATGCCCAGAGCTATATTCACCTTGCTTCTGGATGGGCGCTTTTGCATTGATGCAACTGGTATTCATCATAAGTATATCCAGTCAATTCCTGTTCAATAAAAAAAGATGGTGCATACAGAGATTGAAGAGTGCAGCTCCTGAAAGAAATGAGCATTCATATCAGGACCAAAAGAATACAGTCATAAAGCTGGGTGTATCATATCAAGCATGCAAATTATGCTGCCTGCTTATGTTAGCAGTTCATATTCTGCGTGTATTCTTATTCCAGTTCAATGGAAGACTATGTAATTGCGTGTATCCATCTTGTGTGCTAAGTGAAGGCTTTCAGGTTCTATCCTGCATGATATTGTCGATAGCAGTATTCAGTTTTCAGGAAACAAAATGTACAAAACTACCATTGATAATTCGATCATGGTGGATATTTTACTTTCTACAATCAATTACCATGGTGGTATTGGATCTCAGGTCAATTTTATCAGATCATGAACACATAGGATATGAAGAATGGACCAATCTATTCAATCTTGGTGTTTGCGCTTGTCTGTTTGCAGCATCAGCCAGAGGAACAACAGGGATCAGGATCACCTTCATAGATAGCAGCAGCATAACAGAGCCACTTCTGAATTCATCTATAGGACAGCAAACAGAAGCTGAAAGACCGTGTCCGTATGGAAGGGCAGGTATTGTACAACTTATCACATTCACCtggatgaatcctatcattgcTACTGGATACAGGAAACCTCTAGATAAGAATGATGTGCCAGATCTTGATGGGAAAGATTCTGCCGAGTTCCTCTCTGATTCATTTAAAAAGATCATAGATGATGTTGAACACAGGCATGGTTTAAGTACTTCATCAATCTATACAGCAATGTTCCTATTTGTTAGACGGAAAGCAATGATCAATGCAGGGCTTGCTGTGTTAAGTGCCAGTGCATCCTATGTTGGACCGTCACTGATTAACGACTTGAAGTTCCTTGCAGGAGACAGGCAATATGGAGTATGGACACAAAAGAGGTTACCTTCTAGCTTTAGCTCTTCTAAGTGCTAA